One window of the Syntrophobacterales bacterium genome contains the following:
- a CDS encoding TraR/DksA C4-type zinc finger protein, whose protein sequence is MDELTPEQIQELTGLLEGLRSELAEALQGSRNSGKPVDLGLPIGRISRVDAIQQQQMAQAGAAAQEQRIHQIVAALAAAAAGTYGCCRRCDEPIGYRRLRARPETLFCLRCQTLAEKR, encoded by the coding sequence GTGGATGAACTCACCCCTGAACAGATTCAAGAGCTGACGGGCCTCTTGGAGGGGCTGCGGTCGGAACTCGCCGAGGCCCTCCAGGGTTCGAGGAACAGCGGAAAGCCTGTGGATTTAGGACTTCCTATCGGGAGGATCTCCCGGGTGGACGCCATTCAGCAGCAGCAAATGGCCCAGGCCGGTGCGGCCGCCCAGGAACAGCGCATCCACCAGATCGTCGCGGCCCTGGCCGCGGCGGCCGCAGGCACGTACGGCTGTTGCCGCCGGTGCGACGAGCCGATCGGATACCGGCGGCTCCGGGCAAGGCCCGAGACGCTTTTTTGCCTCCGTTGCCAGACGTTGGCGGAGAAGAGATGA
- a CDS encoding class I SAM-dependent methyltransferase, which translates to MMNEPVACCQPCMLCEATEARLISMTDRENGFLRTVIPFRRQGDQRCRDCRRDVPAGTGERRNMETERVICRLCQSREGLQPVGGLDERRYFLCDRCGLIGVSAVHFPGRQEERSRYLTHQNGIEHQGYVSFLRRAIDPALAFLTAGMTGLDYGCGPVPTLSALLRREGIGCEDYDPFFVDHPLQKTFDFVFSTEAFEHFFHPGREIRKIRALLREKGLLIVMTQQWKDLAHFSQWHYARDPTHVSFYHARTFDFLCRAFGFSRIFDDGDRVVILRKEDKPWMNSPLNRFKS; encoded by the coding sequence ATGATGAACGAACCTGTGGCCTGTTGTCAGCCCTGCATGCTCTGCGAGGCAACGGAGGCCCGCCTGATCTCAATGACCGATCGGGAAAACGGTTTTCTGCGCACCGTGATCCCTTTCCGGCGGCAAGGCGATCAGCGATGCCGTGATTGCCGAAGAGATGTCCCGGCCGGCACCGGCGAACGACGGAACATGGAGACTGAACGCGTGATCTGCCGATTGTGTCAATCCCGAGAGGGCTTGCAGCCCGTCGGCGGATTGGACGAGAGACGCTACTTCCTGTGCGACCGCTGTGGCCTGATCGGCGTAAGCGCGGTGCATTTCCCCGGCCGGCAGGAGGAAAGGTCGCGCTACCTCACCCACCAAAACGGCATCGAGCATCAGGGATACGTGAGCTTTCTCCGCCGCGCCATCGATCCGGCGCTCGCATTCCTGACCGCAGGCATGACGGGCTTGGATTACGGCTGCGGCCCGGTTCCCACCCTCTCGGCGTTGCTGCGCCGCGAGGGGATCGGCTGCGAGGACTACGACCCTTTTTTTGTCGATCATCCCTTGCAGAAAACCTTCGATTTCGTCTTTTCGACTGAGGCGTTTGAACACTTTTTTCACCCGGGCAGGGAAATCCGGAAGATCCGGGCCTTGCTTCGGGAAAAGGGATTGCTGATCGTCATGACCCAGCAGTGGAAGGATCTGGCGCACTTTTCCCAATGGCACTACGCGCGGGATCCGACGCACGTGTCCTTTTATCATGCCCGGACCTTCGATTTTCTGTGCCGCGCCTTCGGATTTAGCAGGATCTTCGATGACGGCGACCGTGTGGTCATTCTGAGAAAGGAGGACAAGCCGTGGATGAACTCACCCCTGAACAGATTCAAGAGCTGA